The proteins below are encoded in one region of Tolumonas auensis DSM 9187:
- the pfkB gene encoding 1-phosphofructokinase, whose translation MSKPLLTVTLNPALDLTGHIGQIQVGSVNVVKSGSLHPAGKGINVARVLRDLGADVAVTGILGAGNQQAFRDLFKQCGLTDHFMTVPGDTRINVKMVEDSGDVTDLNFPGVAVAEDELKEFEARLLRQAEQHEYIVVAGSLPRGISAEASRDLIAKLQQKGAKVLFDSSKEALVKGLEAKPFLIKPNEVELAEWAGRPLETEAELRQEAEKLRAAGITNVVISRGADGVLWLADNEWWSACPPRMEVVSTVGAGDSMVAGFAWGMSQGMDKEQILRLASAVSALAVTQISVGVPNKQQLADMMARIDVKRLG comes from the coding sequence ATGAGTAAGCCTTTGCTGACTGTAACTCTTAATCCTGCGCTGGATTTAACCGGTCACATTGGTCAAATCCAGGTTGGCAGCGTTAACGTGGTTAAATCAGGCAGTCTGCATCCGGCAGGTAAAGGCATCAACGTTGCCCGTGTGTTACGTGATCTGGGTGCGGATGTTGCCGTTACCGGTATTCTGGGCGCCGGAAACCAGCAGGCTTTCCGTGATCTGTTCAAGCAATGTGGCCTGACAGATCATTTCATGACTGTACCGGGTGATACCCGTATTAACGTCAAAATGGTGGAAGACAGCGGTGATGTAACTGACCTGAACTTCCCGGGTGTGGCGGTAGCGGAAGATGAGCTGAAAGAATTTGAAGCCCGTCTGCTGCGTCAGGCTGAACAGCATGAATACATCGTGGTAGCAGGTAGTCTGCCGCGCGGTATCAGTGCGGAAGCCAGCCGGGATTTGATCGCGAAACTGCAACAAAAGGGTGCGAAAGTACTGTTTGATAGCAGCAAAGAAGCGCTGGTCAAAGGTCTGGAAGCAAAACCGTTCCTCATCAAGCCAAATGAAGTTGAACTGGCTGAATGGGCTGGTCGTCCACTGGAAACAGAAGCTGAATTACGTCAGGAAGCAGAAAAACTGCGTGCTGCCGGCATCACCAACGTGGTGATTTCCCGTGGTGCTGATGGTGTTCTGTGGCTGGCAGACAACGAATGGTGGTCTGCATGCCCACCGCGGATGGAAGTAGTCAGTACCGTTGGTGCTGGAGACTCCATGGTTGCAGGCTTTGCCTGGGGTATGAGTCAGGGAATGGATAAAGAACAAATCCTGCGCCTTGCTTCTGCCGTTTCAGCTCTGGCTGTAACCCAAATTAGTGTGGGTGTTCCGAACAAACAGCAACTGGCCGACATGATGGCCCGTATTGACGTGAAAAGATTAGGTTAA
- a CDS encoding PTS fructose-like transporter subunit IIB encodes MNIVIVTSCPSGIANSVIAAGLLEKAAASLGWNAVVECHNNIEPAKLLTVDEISTADLVVVAGDNIDLARFTGKRVYQAGVMDAIPDAKAFLQTAAAAATVTSAEAVASQQTQEKPKVSPMSKRIVAITACPTGVAHTFMAAEALEEEAKKRGYWIKVETRGSVGAKNALTAEEIAQADVVIIAADIELDLSRFAGKKLYKTSTGAALKKTAQEMDHALATQNVFQGGASAAASHSGKAELPGVYKHLMTGVSHMLPIVVAGGLLIALSFVFGIEAFKEEGTMAAALMKIGGASAFALMVPVMAGFIAFSIADRPGLAPGLIGGMLASSIGAGFLGGIVAGFIAGYAAKAIADNVKLPQTMEALKPILIIPLFASLITGLAMIYVVGTPIASIMKGLTDFLTGMSGANAILLGIILGAMMCFDLGGPVNKVAYVFGTGLLASNPNVPSLPMAAVMAAGMVPAIGMGIATFVARNKFIDSEREAGKASFVLGLCFISEGAIPFAARDPMRVIPSTMAGGALAGALSMLFGCGLMAPHGGLFVLLIPGAISNALMYIVAIAAGSALTGLMYATIKPSQEVQTA; translated from the coding sequence ATGAATATTGTAATTGTCACCTCTTGTCCGAGTGGCATTGCCAACAGTGTTATCGCCGCAGGTCTTCTGGAAAAAGCGGCTGCCTCCCTGGGTTGGAATGCCGTTGTTGAATGTCATAACAACATTGAACCAGCAAAATTACTGACTGTAGATGAAATCAGTACTGCAGACCTGGTTGTTGTTGCTGGCGACAACATTGATCTCGCCCGTTTCACCGGCAAACGTGTTTATCAGGCCGGTGTAATGGATGCTATTCCGGACGCAAAAGCTTTCTTACAAACGGCAGCCGCAGCAGCGACAGTGACGTCAGCTGAAGCGGTTGCTTCTCAGCAAACCCAAGAGAAACCCAAGGTGTCCCCAATGAGCAAACGTATCGTTGCTATAACCGCCTGTCCAACAGGGGTTGCCCATACTTTTATGGCTGCCGAAGCACTGGAAGAAGAGGCAAAAAAACGTGGTTACTGGATCAAAGTCGAAACTCGCGGCTCTGTTGGTGCTAAAAACGCACTGACTGCCGAAGAGATCGCACAAGCTGATGTAGTCATCATCGCTGCCGATATCGAACTGGACCTGTCCCGTTTCGCTGGCAAAAAACTGTACAAAACCAGCACTGGCGCAGCACTGAAAAAGACTGCTCAGGAAATGGACCATGCTCTGGCTACCCAGAACGTATTCCAGGGTGGTGCATCTGCTGCCGCTTCTCACTCAGGTAAAGCTGAGCTGCCAGGCGTTTACAAACACTTGATGACCGGTGTATCACACATGCTGCCAATCGTGGTTGCAGGTGGTCTGTTGATTGCGCTGTCTTTCGTGTTTGGTATCGAAGCATTTAAAGAAGAAGGCACTATGGCTGCCGCACTGATGAAGATCGGTGGTGCGTCTGCATTTGCTCTGATGGTTCCGGTTATGGCTGGTTTCATCGCGTTCTCTATCGCTGACCGTCCAGGTCTGGCGCCAGGTTTGATCGGCGGTATGCTGGCAAGCTCTATCGGTGCAGGTTTCCTGGGTGGTATCGTTGCTGGTTTCATCGCCGGTTATGCCGCTAAAGCTATTGCTGACAACGTCAAACTGCCACAAACCATGGAAGCGCTGAAACCAATTCTGATCATTCCATTGTTCGCCAGCTTAATCACTGGTCTGGCAATGATCTATGTTGTTGGTACACCAATTGCCTCTATCATGAAAGGTCTGACTGACTTCCTGACTGGCATGTCTGGTGCGAACGCTATCCTGCTGGGTATTATCCTGGGCGCGATGATGTGTTTCGACCTGGGTGGCCCGGTAAACAAAGTAGCCTATGTATTCGGTACTGGTCTGCTGGCTTCAAACCCTAACGTTCCTAGCCTGCCAATGGCTGCTGTTATGGCTGCCGGTATGGTTCCAGCTATCGGTATGGGTATCGCTACTTTCGTTGCTCGCAACAAGTTCATCGATTCTGAACGTGAAGCTGGTAAAGCGTCTTTCGTTCTGGGTCTGTGCTTCATCTCTGAAGGTGCAATCCCATTCGCAGCACGTGACCCAATGCGTGTAATTCCATCAACTATGGCAGGTGGCGCACTGGCTGGTGCTCTGTCAATGCTGTTCGGTTGTGGTCTGATGGCACCACACGGTGGTCTGTTCGTACTGTTAATTCCAGGCGCAATCAGCAATGCTCTGATGTATATCGTTGCTATCGCTGCGGGTTCTGCTCTGACTGGTCTGATGTACGCAACCATCAAACCATCACAGGAAGTACAAACTGCTTAA